In a single window of the Veillonella sp. genome:
- a CDS encoding sugar ABC transporter ATP-binding protein: MEIVMSGIAKAFGTNQVLRDVSITLKEGEVHALMGENGAGKSTLMNILTGIHKADAGTITINGVERTFPNPREAELNGVAFIHQELNIWPNLTLLENLYLMRPKRNKFGMLDKKAMLAEAENTCRELGIELPLTTEAGLCSVGHQQMTEILRILMLDAKVVIMDEPTAALTERETATLFKMMRKMKARGVAIVYISHRMEEVFSECDTITVMRDGHTIITKPTAEISVDEVVRHMVGRSIDEFYPARTTTPGEVVMSVDNLKPEGFDNEISFSLRKGEILGVAGLMGAGRTEIMRAIFGVDKHNGGTVTVNGSVLNCKKPEDAIKAGIAFITENRKSEGLILDFSIGSNITLPNLSEICPSHVLDSGKLNSFADELSKKLGVKTQSIHEPASSLSGGNQQKVVIAKWVGKKPSIIIMDEPTRGIDIGAKRDIYDLMNELTNDGVSIIMVSSELPEVLGMSDRVMVIHEGRVAGILDRCDATPESIMTLATGGQ, encoded by the coding sequence ATGGAAATTGTTATGTCAGGCATTGCGAAGGCATTTGGTACAAACCAAGTTCTGCGCGATGTAAGTATTACCCTCAAGGAGGGCGAGGTTCACGCCTTGATGGGCGAAAATGGGGCCGGCAAGTCCACGCTCATGAATATCCTCACCGGTATTCACAAGGCGGACGCTGGTACCATCACCATTAACGGCGTAGAGCGCACCTTCCCGAACCCGAGAGAGGCCGAGCTAAACGGCGTGGCGTTCATCCACCAAGAGCTCAACATTTGGCCAAATCTAACATTGTTAGAAAATCTATATTTAATGAGACCCAAGCGCAATAAATTCGGTATGCTCGATAAAAAAGCGATGCTCGCTGAGGCGGAAAATACATGCCGAGAACTAGGCATCGAGTTGCCACTCACAACGGAAGCAGGCCTTTGCTCCGTCGGTCACCAACAGATGACAGAAATCCTTCGTATCTTGATGTTAGATGCCAAGGTTGTCATCATGGACGAACCGACAGCAGCCCTCACAGAGCGTGAAACGGCGACATTGTTCAAAATGATGCGCAAAATGAAAGCCCGCGGCGTGGCTATCGTATATATCTCTCACCGTATGGAAGAGGTATTTAGTGAATGCGATACCATCACGGTTATGCGTGATGGTCACACCATCATTACAAAACCAACAGCTGAGATTTCTGTAGACGAAGTGGTACGCCACATGGTAGGTCGTTCTATTGACGAGTTCTACCCTGCTCGTACTACTACACCAGGCGAAGTTGTGATGAGCGTCGATAACCTTAAACCAGAAGGTTTCGACAACGAAATCTCCTTCTCCTTGCGCAAAGGCGAAATCCTCGGCGTAGCAGGTCTTATGGGCGCTGGCCGTACAGAAATCATGCGCGCTATCTTTGGTGTAGATAAACACAATGGCGGTACCGTAACAGTTAACGGCTCCGTTCTGAACTGTAAAAAACCAGAAGATGCCATCAAAGCTGGCATTGCTTTCATCACAGAAAATAGAAAGAGCGAAGGCTTGATCCTCGATTTTTCCATCGGTTCCAATATTACATTGCCGAACCTTAGCGAAATTTGTCCATCTCATGTACTTGATAGTGGCAAGCTCAATTCCTTTGCTGACGAATTGTCTAAAAAACTAGGCGTTAAAACACAATCTATTCACGAACCGGCGTCCTCCCTATCTGGTGGTAACCAACAAAAGGTAGTTATCGCTAAATGGGTTGGTAAAAAGCCATCCATTATCATCATGGACGAACCGACGCGAGGTATCGATATCGGCGCAAAACGTGATATTTATGATTTAATGAACGAATTAACGAACGATGGTGTGTCCATTATCATGGTGTCCTCTGAGTTACCTGAAGTGCTAGGCATGAGCGACCGCGTTATGGTCATTCATGAAGGTCGCGTAGCAGGTATCTTGGACCGCTGCGATGCAACACCAGAATCGATTATGACATTAGCCACAGGAGGACAATAA
- the rbsD gene encoding D-ribose pyranase: MQRHGILNSHIAKVLADLGHTDTICISDCGLPVPEGVQKIDLALDFGVPSFEQVVSIIAKHMKSEAVHVAGEIKENNPKAYDFLESTFPSDQYEWIETSHEAFKEATKQCKCIIRTGEASPYANIILRADCIFSDRP, encoded by the coding sequence ATGCAACGACACGGCATTTTAAATAGTCATATCGCTAAGGTGCTTGCAGATCTTGGTCACACAGATACAATTTGTATCTCAGACTGTGGATTACCAGTACCTGAAGGGGTTCAAAAAATTGACTTAGCCTTAGATTTTGGCGTACCAAGCTTCGAGCAAGTAGTATCCATCATCGCTAAGCATATGAAATCCGAAGCAGTTCATGTGGCAGGAGAAATTAAAGAAAATAATCCTAAGGCTTACGACTTCTTGGAGTCTACCTTCCCATCCGATCAATACGAATGGATTGAAACAAGCCATGAAGCTTTCAAAGAAGCCACAAAACAATGCAAATGCATCATTCGAACTGGTGAAGCATCTCCATATGCAAATATTATCTTACGTGCCGATTGCATCTTTAGCGACCGTCCGTAA
- a CDS encoding ABC transporter permease codes for MDSKALQYVKKLGPLIGLILLFVIISVMNDSFLEFSNLRNLLRQVSINAIIAFGMTFVILTGGIDLSVGSILALSSAVMANLIVTGTDPVLAIVLAAGAGLVLGGINGLVITYGRVAPFIATLATMTIYRGATLVFTDGNPISGLTQDPLFHGFGQGDIAGLPVPAITMFLAFIILWFVLSRTSLGRKTYAVGGSEKVSYIAGIKIDRVKIFVYALTGMLCGIAGAIITSRLNSAQPTAGTGYELDAIAAVVLGGTSLAGGRGHIVGTLIGALIIGTLNNGLNILDVSSFYQQVVKGIVILLAVLADRKKA; via the coding sequence ATGGACAGCAAAGCGCTACAATATGTAAAAAAATTAGGCCCCCTCATCGGCCTCATCCTATTATTTGTAATTATCTCTGTCATGAACGACAGTTTCCTTGAATTCTCTAACTTGCGTAACTTATTGCGTCAAGTATCCATCAATGCGATCATCGCCTTTGGTATGACCTTCGTCATCTTAACAGGTGGTATCGACTTATCCGTTGGTTCCATCCTCGCCCTCTCTAGTGCAGTGATGGCCAACCTCATCGTAACTGGTACTGACCCTGTATTGGCTATCGTATTAGCAGCCGGTGCAGGCCTTGTATTGGGCGGTATTAACGGTCTCGTTATTACCTATGGCCGCGTAGCTCCATTTATCGCTACCTTGGCGACCATGACCATCTACCGTGGTGCGACGCTAGTATTCACAGACGGTAACCCAATCTCCGGTCTTACACAAGACCCTCTATTCCACGGCTTTGGCCAAGGGGATATTGCAGGCCTTCCAGTTCCAGCCATTACAATGTTCCTCGCTTTCATCATCCTCTGGTTTGTATTGAGCCGCACATCCTTAGGCCGTAAAACATATGCCGTAGGTGGTAGTGAAAAGGTAAGTTACATTGCTGGTATCAAGATTGACCGCGTTAAAATCTTCGTGTATGCCTTGACTGGTATGCTCTGTGGTATCGCTGGTGCAATCATCACTTCTCGTCTTAACTCTGCACAACCTACAGCAGGTACAGGCTACGAACTTGACGCTATCGCGGCGGTAGTTCTTGGCGGTACAAGCCTTGCTGGTGGTCGTGGTCATATCGTTGGCACATTAATTGGTGCCCTAATTATCGGTACCCTCAACAATGGGTTAAATATTCTCGACGTTTCCAGTTTCTATCAACAAGTTGTAAAAGGTATTGTTATTTTACTGGCTGTTCTTGCAGACCGTAAGAAAGCCTAG
- the rbsK gene encoding ribokinase, with protein MNRIVVIGSCNMDIVVLADKRPAAGETIMGNELHIAHGGKGANQAVAAARLGAEVTMVGCIGEDAYGQMIMDNLKENHINTDYIVTVPNTTTGTAHITLAEGDNSIIVIAGANAKVNKSVVDNTWSAIEQADLVMVQNEIPIPTIEYIVRRCHEANVKVLLNPAPAADLNPEWLELATYITPNEHELSALYPNQSTEETLLANENKIIVTLGSKGVGYADNGEIHTVSGFKVEPVDTTGAGDTFNGAFATAIVNGKSLADALHYGNAAAALSIQRLGAQGGMPTKDEVAAFLAEN; from the coding sequence ATGAATCGCATTGTTGTTATTGGTAGTTGCAACATGGATATTGTAGTGCTCGCCGATAAACGTCCGGCGGCAGGCGAAACAATCATGGGCAACGAATTGCATATCGCACATGGCGGTAAAGGTGCAAACCAGGCGGTAGCTGCCGCCCGTCTCGGTGCAGAGGTTACTATGGTTGGTTGCATCGGCGAAGATGCATACGGCCAAATGATTATGGATAACCTAAAGGAAAATCATATCAATACAGACTACATCGTTACTGTGCCGAATACTACAACAGGTACAGCCCACATCACATTGGCTGAAGGCGATAATAGCATCATCGTGATTGCAGGCGCTAATGCCAAGGTCAACAAAAGCGTAGTAGATAACACTTGGTCTGCTATCGAGCAAGCGGATCTCGTAATGGTGCAAAACGAAATTCCTATTCCCACAATCGAATACATCGTTCGTCGTTGCCACGAGGCTAATGTGAAAGTCCTCTTAAATCCAGCTCCAGCGGCTGACCTCAATCCTGAGTGGTTAGAATTGGCAACCTATATTACGCCAAATGAGCACGAGCTATCTGCCCTCTACCCTAACCAATCTACAGAGGAAACATTACTAGCGAACGAAAACAAAATCATCGTTACCCTTGGTAGCAAGGGTGTAGGCTACGCCGACAACGGTGAAATCCACACTGTATCTGGCTTCAAGGTTGAACCGGTAGATACTACTGGCGCAGGCGATACCTTCAACGGTGCCTTTGCAACAGCTATCGTTAATGGTAAAAGCTTAGCCGATGCATTGCACTACGGTAACGCGGCCGCAGCCCTCTCCATCCAACGATTAGGTGCCCAAGGCGGCATGCCTACAAAGGACGAGGTCGCTGCATTCTTAGCGGAAAATTAA